A part of Gammaproteobacteria bacterium genomic DNA contains:
- a CDS encoding conserved hypothetical protein (Evidence 4 : Unknown function but conserved in other organisms) — MKIAAYSISGIERASSRLRSFYLFSFAKEFGLEVSRPSRYRDALSCDVVHIQKILTYKLIIWMVIFRVFGLRIVFDIDDQPMGRKSFLGYWLALFLSSVITVDTEARRNYWKNYLFFKKIIVINDIADTNDVELKIRERRNSLDNHSFFWIGYSCNLQSLDGFVEFVKNSTKYKLIVSTEKEAIATLKNRYPFIKFVPWFDGVAYDDCIEAKFMILNHNLDQSSLLKSENKMVLAMLAGFVPIVSRTPSYEKLAQSLDADFLLFDHIDDVAGIATNLAETDFHAFFERSLDFINLNYSRKAVLSCFNKKVLGR, encoded by the coding sequence ATGAAAATTGCAGCATATAGTATTAGCGGTATTGAAAGAGCCAGCTCCAGGTTACGAAGTTTTTATTTGTTTAGCTTCGCCAAGGAATTTGGCTTGGAGGTATCAAGACCATCTCGATATCGTGATGCACTGAGTTGTGATGTTGTTCATATACAAAAAATACTGACCTATAAGCTAATTATCTGGATGGTTATTTTCCGGGTATTTGGACTTAGGATTGTATTTGATATCGATGATCAACCAATGGGGCGCAAGTCATTTCTTGGCTATTGGTTGGCATTATTTCTTTCCTCGGTTATCACCGTTGATACTGAGGCGCGAAGAAACTATTGGAAGAACTATCTGTTTTTCAAGAAGATTATAGTTATAAATGATATAGCTGATACAAATGATGTTGAGTTAAAAATAAGAGAACGGCGAAATTCGTTAGATAACCACAGTTTTTTCTGGATTGGATATTCATGCAACTTACAAAGTTTGGACGGTTTTGTTGAGTTTGTAAAAAACTCAACAAAGTACAAACTAATAGTCTCGACCGAGAAAGAAGCAATAGCAACTCTGAAAAATAGATACCCATTCATCAAGTTTGTTCCATGGTTTGATGGTGTTGCATACGATGATTGTATTGAAGCGAAGTTTATGATTCTTAATCATAATCTTGATCAATCATCTCTCCTCAAGAGCGAAAATAAAATGGTGCTGGCAATGTTAGCTGGCTTCGTTCCTATTGTGAGTCGCACACCTTCGTATGAGAAGCTTGCTCAATCACTGGATGCTGATTTTTTGTTATTTGATCATATTGATGACGTAGCCGGGATCGCAACAAATCTAGCAGAAACTGACTTCCATGCTTTCTTTGAAAGATCACTTGATTTTATTAATTTGAATTATTCGCGGAAGGCTGTACTGTCGTGCTTTAATAAGAAAGTGCTTGGTCGATAA
- a CDS encoding conserved hypothetical protein (Evidence 4 : Unknown function but conserved in other organisms) codes for MKLKPKRVVYTAVFGNYDQVPPVNPKWDCDFICFTDNPENVSSGWQVVMVKLNGEQPAQANRRYKMLPHKYLLNYECSLYVDGNIRIVSDPSPLFRKYLDSGVIAMPKHQDRKCVYEEARVCIEGGRVDKKITEQQMSRYLANGFPEKYGMTENGIIFRRHHDINLIAMMTSWWEEYCNGGRRDQLSLSYLIWKYQIDVLEVIEGVRINKKFFEIDLHVNDKSKSFIIRLARKANQNKHLNYYYFIISKIVSLAIIIRNKFLPYNHI; via the coding sequence ATGAAATTGAAACCAAAAAGAGTGGTTTATACGGCTGTCTTCGGTAATTACGACCAAGTTCCACCAGTCAATCCAAAATGGGATTGTGATTTTATTTGTTTCACCGATAACCCTGAAAACGTATCATCTGGCTGGCAAGTGGTGATGGTCAAATTGAATGGGGAGCAGCCTGCGCAAGCAAATAGGCGTTATAAGATGTTGCCTCATAAATATTTGTTAAATTATGAATGTAGTTTATATGTCGATGGAAATATTAGAATTGTATCCGATCCAAGCCCGCTATTTAGAAAATACTTGGACAGCGGTGTCATTGCAATGCCAAAACATCAAGACAGAAAATGTGTCTATGAAGAAGCGCGTGTGTGTATAGAGGGGGGCCGCGTTGACAAAAAAATAACTGAACAACAAATGTCCAGATATTTGGCAAACGGCTTTCCAGAAAAATACGGGATGACTGAAAATGGTATTATTTTTCGCAGGCATCATGATATTAATCTGATAGCCATGATGACATCTTGGTGGGAAGAATATTGCAATGGCGGTAGGCGCGATCAGTTAAGCCTTTCTTATTTAATTTGGAAGTACCAGATTGACGTGTTGGAAGTTATTGAGGGTGTACGTATAAATAAAAAATTCTTCGAAATAGATTTACACGTAAATGATAAATCAAAATCATTTATTATACGTTTAGCTAGAAAAGCAAATCAAAATAAACATTTAAATTATTATTATTTTATTATCTCCAAAATTGTTTCATTAGCTATAATAATAAGAAATAAATTTTTACCGTACAATCATATTTGA
- a CDS encoding membrane hypothetical protein (Evidence 5 : Unknown function) → MTFSYTMISRVVFFILAFAIAFPFRMNYSFGPFNTLSFLDVAVIICIIFFIYSWLISAPILLGNMKLAFSIIFPILVAGISIFWAVNQNTSMSSFVKYIYNGLYYFISLNLAKNMSARKIGQIFSFLIIAWIFGSLAMYLDIPGFRYFIAEKIDLKKDELNDIIASYYLRLSHPYIGMSNDYGPILIFFGFLLLGIARYVNNFIFLIVAIFSICFSILTFSRGMILALIFVNIFSNRLFRVTFIKFLTTIAIAVLFSFLFYQTISNISIIHLEDRDRDLSSLFLERISNANIKSRFISSNEDFQLIMDRPFLGYGSGYNKLNSASHNFYIANWKYFGIILGTITSILFISVIIIAFNFQKKYSYSSVSVLYFSLGMGWMFLCLTVLSQTLIEATAPRTIIFYGLGTFAGMLHGLRQSACTPSINMRTLYPKVFS, encoded by the coding sequence ATGACATTCTCATATACGATGATTTCCCGTGTAGTATTTTTTATTTTGGCGTTTGCGATTGCGTTTCCATTTCGAATGAATTACTCATTTGGCCCATTTAATACTTTGTCTTTTTTAGATGTAGCAGTCATAATCTGTATAATTTTTTTTATTTATTCCTGGTTGATTTCCGCTCCGATTTTATTAGGTAACATGAAATTGGCTTTTTCTATAATCTTTCCAATCTTGGTGGCAGGAATATCAATTTTTTGGGCAGTAAATCAAAACACATCTATGAGTTCTTTTGTAAAATATATTTATAACGGTCTTTATTATTTTATTTCACTAAATCTAGCAAAAAATATGTCTGCTAGAAAAATCGGTCAAATTTTTTCATTCTTAATTATTGCGTGGATATTTGGTTCTCTCGCAATGTATTTAGATATACCTGGGTTCAGATATTTTATTGCCGAAAAAATAGATCTTAAAAAAGATGAGTTAAATGATATCATTGCTTCCTATTATTTAAGATTATCTCATCCTTATATCGGAATGTCGAATGATTATGGGCCGATTCTCATATTTTTTGGATTTCTATTACTAGGAATTGCTAGATATGTAAATAATTTTATATTTTTAATAGTAGCCATCTTTAGTATTTGTTTTTCAATACTAACATTTTCTCGTGGTATGATTTTAGCTTTAATTTTTGTAAATATTTTTTCAAATCGGCTGTTTAGGGTAACTTTTATAAAGTTTTTAACTACTATAGCGATAGCAGTATTATTTAGCTTTCTTTTTTATCAAACTATTTCTAATATTTCTATTATACATCTCGAAGATAGAGATAGAGATTTAAGTTCTTTATTTTTGGAGCGCATAAGTAATGCTAATATTAAATCCAGATTTATTAGCTCTAACGAAGATTTTCAATTAATAATGGATCGTCCATTTCTTGGTTATGGCTCTGGTTACAATAAATTGAATTCTGCATCTCACAATTTTTACATTGCCAACTGGAAATACTTTGGAATTATATTAGGCACAATAACATCGATACTTTTTATTTCAGTAATCATTATTGCTTTTAATTTTCAAAAAAAATATTCATATTCATCAGTTTCGGTGCTTTATTTTTCTCTAGGTATGGGATGGATGTTTTTGTGTCTAACAGTATTGTCTCAAACTTTGATTGAGGCAACAGCACCACGCACTATAATTTTTTATGGTCTTGGTACTTTCGCAGGAATGCTGCACGGGCTTAGACAATCTGCTTGTACCCCCTCAATCAATATGAGAACGCTGTATCCTAAAGTTTTTTCATAA
- a CDS encoding N-acetylglucosaminyl-diphospho-decaprenol L-rhamnosyltransferase yields the protein MLTDIIIVNWNAGLQLAALVNSIILHHSNLVSSVVIVDNASTDNSLARIKETTDVPFLLHIIQNTENRGFSAACNQGAALASSEYLLFLNPDTRLFKNSLSAPLEFMQRPENIDVGIIGIQLIDDQNHVSRSCARFPSLSIFIAYTLGLNHLHGLQHLNLHMSNWTHDRTKRVDHVIGAFYLIRYSLFESLGGFDERFFVYLEDLDLSLRAHQSGWRSIYFSEAQAFHAGGGTSQQVQAHRLFYSLRSRLLYGFKHFTPWQAWTLLTVMLILEPISRSIYSLLRGKTQDFHNTWHAYKMLYVNVIQILRISSLKKNSRGLND from the coding sequence ATGCTAACTGATATAATCATCGTTAATTGGAACGCTGGCCTGCAACTTGCTGCATTGGTCAACAGTATCATTTTACATCACAGCAATCTCGTTTCATCTGTAGTGATTGTTGATAACGCATCTACTGACAATTCTCTTGCTCGTATAAAAGAAACGACTGATGTTCCATTCTTACTCCATATCATCCAAAATACTGAGAATCGTGGATTTAGTGCAGCATGTAATCAAGGCGCTGCATTAGCAAGCAGTGAGTATCTTTTATTTCTTAATCCAGATACACGCTTGTTTAAAAATTCACTTTCAGCACCGTTGGAATTTATGCAGCGTCCTGAAAATATTGATGTTGGTATTATTGGCATTCAACTTATCGATGATCAGAACCATGTTTCTAGAAGCTGCGCACGATTTCCTTCATTGAGTATTTTTATTGCGTACACATTGGGCCTAAATCACTTGCATGGGTTACAACATTTGAATCTTCACATGTCTAATTGGACTCATGACAGAACGAAAAGAGTGGATCATGTAATTGGAGCATTTTACCTGATAAGGTATTCTCTATTTGAATCTTTGGGTGGGTTTGATGAACGCTTTTTTGTGTATTTGGAAGATTTGGATCTCTCCCTCCGTGCCCATCAATCTGGTTGGCGTAGTATATATTTTTCCGAAGCTCAAGCCTTCCACGCTGGTGGCGGAACTTCCCAGCAAGTGCAGGCTCATCGACTGTTTTATTCATTACGCAGTCGTTTGTTATACGGATTTAAACATTTTACACCTTGGCAGGCATGGACCTTGCTAACTGTAATGCTGATACTGGAACCGATTAGCCGGTCGATATATTCATTACTTCGAGGTAAAACACAAGATTTCCATAATACATGGCATGCTTATAAGATGCTCTACGTAAATGTAATACAAATTTTGCGAATATCTTCGTTAAAGAAAAATTCAAGGGGTTTGAATGATTAA